Below is a genomic region from Paraburkholderia phenazinium.
CGGGCAATCCGGCCGCTTGAGGGATAATACGGGTTTCGCCCTGTTTGCCGTGGCCGCGCCACGCGCGCGGCCACCCTGTGCCGCTTGCGCTGTCTGCTGCGCCGCCGGGCCACTTTACTGCTGGACCATCATGAGCATCGTCAATCTCGCCGCCTACCAATTTGCCACCCTTGAAGCCACTGCCGAGTGGCGCCCGCTCGTCACCGAGCGGTGCAATGCGCTCGGCCTGCGGGGCACGATCCTGCTTGCGCCGGAAGGCATCAACCTGTTCGTTGCGGGCACGCCGGAGGCTGCGCATGGGTTTATGGACTATATCCGCCACGATCCGCTGTTCGAGGGCAAGTTTGCGAACTTGCAGTTCAAGGAGAGCCTGTCCGGGAAGCAGCCGTTCCGCCGCATGCTGGTGAAGCTGAAGCGCGAGATCATCACCATGAAGAAGCCGGCAATCCGGCCCGAACTGGGTCGCGCGCCGTCGGTGGATGCGCCTACGCTGAAGGCGTGGCTCGACCGCGGCCACGACGACGAAGGGCGCCCGGTGGTAATGCTGGACACGCGCAATGCGTTTGAAGTGGACGTGGGCACGTTCGACGACGCGCTCGACTACCGCATTGAGAAATTCAGCGAGTTTCCGGCGGTCATCGAGCAGAACCGTGCTGACCTGGAAGGCAAGACGGTGGTGTCGTTCTGCACGGGCGGGATTCGTTGCGAGAAGGCGGCGATCCACATGAAGGAAGTGGGCATCGAGAACGTGTACCAGCTCGAGGGCGGCATCCTGAAGTATTTCGAGGAAGTGGGTGGCGCGCATTATCACGGCGAGTGCTTCGTGTTCGACTACCGCACTGCGCTCGATCCCGAACTGAAGCCAACCGCAACGGCGCAATGCTTCGGCTGCCGCGCGGTGGTCAGCCCGGAGGCGCAGCAGTCACCGCTGTATGTACCCGGCAAGACATGCCCGGAGTGCCATCCGGAGCGAAACGCCGCGCGTGCGGCGTGAGGATTGCGGCGGCATACGTGTGCGGGTAGTTGGCCTGGATAGAGAACCGGAACATGAGCTACCGCGGCCGATTTGCCCCCTCTCCGACTGGACCTCTGCATTTTGGTTCGCTGGTCAGCGCCTTGGCGAGCTGGCTGGATGCGCGCGCGCATGACGGCGTGTGGCTGGTGCGGATCGAGGACATCGACGGCCCACGGACGGTGCCTGGCGCGGCGGAGGACATCCTGGCGACGCTGGACCTGTTTGGCCTGCGCGCGGACGAGCCGCCGATCTGGCAAAGCGAGCGCACCGCGCGCTACCAGCAGGCACTGGACCAACTGCGGACCGCGGGTCTTGTGTATCCATGCGGCTGTACGCGTAGAGAGATCAGCGATTCGTTGCTGAACGCGCACTCACGCAATACCACCCTCGCTTACCCGGGCACATGCCGCAACGGCCTGCGCGGCAAATCTGCGCGTGCGTGGCGGCTGCGCGTGCCGGACGGGGATGACGGTAAGAACGACGACGGAAAGACCGCTGCGTTGAACATATCCGGGAACAACGGCGACGAGGCCACGGCAAAAGTCGCACCGGTGGCTAACCGAGGTACTGCGGGAATAGCTGCAGAGATAGCCGCCGAGGGGGCACCGGGAACTCCTGAGCGGGGTTTTGCGACGATCACGTTCGACGACCGCTGGCAGGGATTACAGACGCAGAACCTGGCAACTGAAGTTGGCGACTTCGTGTTACGGCGAGCGGATGACCAGTGGGCATATCAACTGGCGGTGGTGGTAGACGATGCTGACGAGGGGATCACGCACATTGTGCGAGGCGCGGATTTGCTGGATTCGACGGCGCGCCAGATCTATCTGCAGCGATGCCTGGGTATACCGACGCCGGCGTACCTGCATGTTCCGGTGGTAACAAACCGCGACGGCGAGAAGTTAAGTAAGCAAACGGGCGCCACGGCACTCGACACGAGCCGCCCGCTGGACGCCCTGCACGCGGCGGCGCGGCACTTGAACCTGGATATGAATTCGGGCGATCAGACGCACACTTCGCTGGAATCGTTCTACGCCGCCGCGACAAAGGCTTGGGCCCGACGCTTCAAATGAGGGGGCCACTGCGGCGGCGAGATATCGGGCACTCGACACCCGACACCCGACACCCGACACCCGACACTTAGAGAGTGAAGCAGCAACCCGTTGACGAAGAAGGGCAATGGGACGACAACTGTTCGGCGAGCGAGCAGCGAAACTGCGGCGCGAAGCGAGTACGGCGACACAACCGAGTAGAAGGAGTAGAAGCAAAGACCGAGGGGTGGGAATGACCTAACGGCGGCGCGCAGCGCACGCTGGAGCGGAAGACTGCTGTGCCACGGGGTAGAGCGGTGCGAGGGCGCATCTCGTCTCGGACCACTCCGGGCGGCCAAACAGAGGTGGACACCTACGAGCTAGCGGTGTGAGCCGCTTTCTTTTGCCTACTTTTCTTTGCGGCGGCAAAGAAAAGTAGGTGCTGCCCCGCACAGGGGCAACGCCAATAGACCACGAAGAAAACAAGGAAAGGCCAAAAACAAGAAAAGGCCAAAACCAGAAGCCCACCAACCGCCGCCGCAGGCAAAAGAAAACCCCACCTTACGACGAAGTACTCTTCCTGACAGGCATCCCAAACCCACCCAACAACGCAGCGAGCGGCTGCTTGGAAGCCACCTTGTTCACGGGAACATCGGCAACCTCATCGGCTTTACGACTGGAGGGTGAAGGCTCATAAGGCTTGGAAAAGAAATCATCAACAGGAGCTTGCCGATGATGATGCGGCCGTTCGAACGAAGAACCGCCGGCACCGGAACCAGAGGAAGCACGACGCCGCCCACTCCCCCGTTCCTCGCGACCTTCGCGCCCTTCGCGCTCCCGCCGCGGACTACGCTCTTCATGATGATGCCGCACAGGCACATCAACAGTGAGACGTTGCACATCGAGCGGCCGCTTGATCAGCTTCTCGATATCGGCGAGTTGTTTGCGCTCATTCGGGCTACACAAAGAAAGCGCATCGCCGGAAGCCCCAGCCCGCCCGGTACGCCCAATCCGGTGCACATAATCTTCGGCATTGAACGGCAGATCGAAGTTAATCACAGCCGGCAGCTCAACGATATCGAGCCCACGCGCAGCAACATCCGTCGCCACCAGCGCCTCAATCTCACCGCGTTTGAAAGCGTCAAGCGCCTGCATACGCTCATTCTGCGTACGATCGCCGTGAATCGCGGTCGCCACCACACCATCGCGCTCAAGACTGCGCGCCAAACGGCTCGCGCCGATCTTGCTGTTACAAAACACGATCACCTGCTTCAGACCGCGTTCGCGAATCAGTTGCACCACCGCGCCGGTCTTGTCGCCTTCGGCCACTTCGTAAACCGTCTGCGTAACATTGGTCGCGGTCGAATTGCTGCGCGCCACTTCGATAGTCTGCGGATTGCGCAAATAGGTCGCAGCCAGCTTCTTGATTTCACCGGAGAAGGTCGCCGAAAACAGCAGCGTCTGACGTTCCTTCGGCAGCAGATTCAGAATGCGCTGCAGATCCGGCAGGAAGCCCATGTCGAGCATACGGTCGGCTTCGTCGAGCACCAGCATCTGCACCTGGCCCAGATTGGCCGTCTTTTGCTGCACGTGGTCAAGCAGACGCCCAGGCGTGGCGATCAGAATCTCGACGCCGCGGCGCAGCTGCTCCGACTGCGGATTCATATCCACACCGCCGAACACCACCGCGCTGCGCAGCGCCGTATGCTTGGCGTAAGCGTGCACGTTGGCGGCAACCTGGTCGGCCAATTCGCGGGTCGGCGTAAGAATCAGCGCGCGCACCGGGTGGCGCGCCGGCGAGGCGCTCGTGCTCGCGTGCTGCAGCAGGCGCTGGATGATCGGCAGCGAAAAGCTCGCGGTCTTGCCGGTCCCCGTCTGGGCCGCGCCCATGACGTCGCGTCCCGACAGCACAACAGGGATCGCCTGCGCCTGGATCGGCGTGGGCGTGGTGTAACCCTGCTCGACGATGGCTTTCAGGATGTCCGGCGCAAGGCCAAACTGGTCAAAAGTCTCGGTGCTGGGCGTGACGGCTGTGTCGGACATGGTGGCTTTCGCTAAAAATGCGCCTGCGCGGGGGGCGCGGCAGCGGCCGGGGCCGCGGAGGGCATCAGGATGAAGCGGAGCCACGGCGTGCCGCAAAGTCCCGATTTCGTCAGGGAAGGATGCAGCCGGCTCCGGCCGACGGAAACACCCGCCGGAAAGGCCGGTATTGTAGCACTTCAGCAAAAACACTCATGGCGCACACGCCCGCTTTCTGCTCACGCCCCGGACAAAGGGGCGCAAACCCGGCGGGAACGGCCACAGGCCCGCACAGACTAGGCCACGCAGACGACAGTCCCGTGACAGCGAAGCAGCCCAGCCGCCCGGCTCACCACGTCTCGCGCATCACCATCAGCCGCATCTCGGTCATGTCCTCGATGGCGTAGCGAATGCCCTCGCGCCCCAGCCCGGAGTCCTTGACCCCGCCATACGGCATATTGTCCACGCGGAACGACGGCACGTCGTTGATCACGACGCCGCCCACGTCCAACTGGTCCCACGCCTGATGCGCATGGGCGAGCGAATCCGTGAAGACGCCCGCCTGCAGGCCGAAGTCGCTGTCGTTGACGGTCGCGAGCGCCGCCGCGAAGTCGTCGAAGCGCTCCAGAATCGCCACCGGACCGAAGGCTTCCTTGCGATACAGGTCCGAATCGCGCTTCACGCCTTCGAGCAAGGTCGCCTCGAACATCGCGCCCTCCACCTTGCCGCCGGCCACGATCTTCGCGCCGTCCAGCACCGCGCTCTCCATCCAGCCGGCCAGACGTTTCGACTCCGACTCGGAGATCATCGGCCCGACAAAGGTCTTCTCGTTCTTCGGATCGCCCATGATCAGCGACTTCGTCTTCGCAATCAGCTTCTCGCGCAACGCGTCGTAGAGGCTTGAGTGGACGAGAATGCGCTGCACGCCAATGCAGCTCTGCCCCGACTGATAGAACGCGCCGAACGCCAGCCGCTCGACCACATAGTCGAGCTTGCCGCCCTGATCGCCGTCCACAATCGCCGCCGCGTTACCGCCCAGTTCCAGAATCACCTTCTTCTTGCCGGCCTTTTTCTTCAGCTCCCAGCCCACCGCCGGCGAACCGGTGAAGGAGAGCAGCTTGAACCGCTCGTCGGTGGTGAACAGGTCCGCGCCGTCGCGGTGGGCCGGCAAGATTGAAAACGCGCCCTTGGGCAGGTCCGTTTCCGCGAGAATCTCGCCCATGATCAGCGCCCCGACCGGCGTGCGGCTCGCCGGCTTCAGCACGAACGGCACGCCCGCGGCGAGCGCCGGCGCCACCTTGTGCGCGGTCAGATTCAGCGGAAAATTGAACGGCGAAATGAACGAACACGGCCCGATCGGCACGCGCTTCACGTAGCCGTGATAGCCCTTCGCGCGCGGCGAAATCTCCAGATTGATGATCTCGCCGTCGATGCGCACCGCTTCCTCCGCGGCCACCTTGAACGTATCGATCAGCCGCGTGACTTCGCCGCGCGAATCGTTGATCGGCTTGCCGGCTTCGATGCACAGCGCCATCGCCAGTTCGTCGTAGCGCTCGCGAAAACGCTTCACACAGTGTTCGAGCACCGCCTGGCGCTTGAACGGCGGGAACGCGCGCAGTGCGGGCATCGCCTCGACGGCGTGGCCGATCGCCTTGTCGATCGCCGCGGCGTCCGCCATCGCGACACGGGTGGCCACCTCGCCGCTGAACTTGTCGGTGACTTCGAGATCGGTATTGGCCGCCACCGCCACATTCGCGAGGTAGTACGGGTAGGTCTTGTTCAACATGACACGTTCTCCTTGATGCGAGCTGTCTCGACCGGCGGCATGCAGCAAGCCGCATGCCCCGGCTGGATTCAGAGTTGCGCGCTCAGGCGCTTGATCTCGCGGTTCAGCACGCGCTCGTTGTCCGAGTAGTCGATCGGCAGGTCGATCACATGCACGCCCGGCGTGGCGAAGCATTCGCGCAACAGCGGCGCAAACTCCCCGGCCGCTGAAATGCGGTGACCCTTGGCCCCGTAGCTCTGCGCATAGGCCACGAAGTCGGGGTTCTGCAGCGTCATGCCGTAGTCGGGGAAGTTCATGTTCTCCTGCTTCCAGCGGATCATGCCGAAGGCGTCGTCGCGCAGGATCAGCACCACCAGATCGAGCTTCAGACGCACCGCCGTCTCGAGCTCCTGCGAGTTCATCATGAAGCCGCCGTCGCCGCACACCGCCATCACCTTGCGGTCCGGATGCACGATCTTGGTCGCGATCGCCGACGGCAAGCCCGCGCCCATCGACGCCAGCGCGTTGTCGAGCAGCAGCGAGTTCGGTTCGTGGGCCCGGTAGTAGCGCGCGAACCAGATCTTGTACATGCCGTTGTCCAGACACACGATGCCGTCCACCGGCGTGGTCTCGTAGACGTCGTTGACGATCCGCACCGGGTACATCGGGAAACGGTCGTCGAGCTGCCCTTTGACCAGATGCTCTTCGAAGTGCGCCTTGATCTCCTTGAAGCGCGAAAAATCCCAGTGCTCCTGACGCTCCTTGAGACTCTCCTTCATTTGCCACACCGCATTGGCGATGTCGCCCACTACTTCGATCTGTGGGAAATACACCGGGTCGACTTCCGCGCCGAGAAAATTCACGTGAATCACGGTCTTCTCGCCCGCGTCGCCGCTGCGCATGAAGAACGGCGGCTTCTCGATCACGTCGTGGCCCACATTGATGATGCAGTCCGCGTGATCGATGGCGCGATGCACGAAATCGCCGTCGGAGAGCGTGGCATTGCCGAGCCACAGGGGATGCGACTCGTCGATCACGCCCTTGCCCATCTGCGTGGTGAAGAACGGAATGCCGATCTGGTCGACGAATTCGCGCAGCATCCTGGTGGTGGTCTTGCGATTGCCGCCCGCGCCGATCATCAGCAGCGGATGCCTCGCGCTCGTGATGGCTTCGACCGCCCGCGCGACCGCCTTCTCTTCGGCAACCGGACGGCGGCTGAAGCTCTTCGGAATCGGCTTGCCGTCACCCTCTTCGTCGGCGACGTCTTCAGGCAATTCCAGATGCGCGGCGCCGGGGCGTTCTTCCTCCGCCTGCCGCACCGCTTCGCGCACCAGCGCAGGGATGTTGCCGATGGACACGATCTGCCGCGTGTACTTGGTAAGCGGCTCCATCATGCGAACCACGTCGACAATCTGGAAGTGCCCCTGCTTGCTGGTCTTGATCGGCTTCTGGCCGGTGACCATCAGCATCGGCATGGCGCCCAGTTGGGCGTACGCGGCGGCCGTGACGAGATTGGTGGCGCCCGGGCCGAGCGTCGAGAGGCACACGCCGATGCGGCCCGTCAGACGCCCATAGGTCGCCGCCATGAAGCCGGCCGCCTGCTCGTGACGGGTGAGAATCAGCCTGATTTTGGAGCGGCGCAGCGACTCGAGGAGATCGAGATTTTCTTCCCCTGGAATGCCGAACACGTACTCGATACCTTCAGCTTCCAGCGACTTGACGAACAGATCCGATGCTTTCATTGAGAGTCTCGCTTGACGAACGAGCGCGGACGGCACGCCCACGCAGTGGGATCCGGGACGGATGATCGAAGACGATGACGGGCGCGGCCACGTAGTAAGGAGTGGACGCGTCGAACAGCTTACTACCTGGGAGAAAAAACTGCGCGCAAGCCGGCAGGGATGACGAGGGTGCGGCGATGCAGCATGGGGAGCATGGCCACGTGGCTGCCCAGGCTACCGCACGATCGTGACGCAGTCGGACAGAACCGGCGGCGCGTTCTCGCCCGCCGTCGCATCGTAGAGGTCGGCGCGCGGACCCTTGGTCCACCAGGTGTAGCTGCCCGCCTGGTATTTCGCGCCGGACGCGGAGAGCGTATTGACGAACAGCATCGGCTGACCTTTGACGGGCACCAGCGCGAAGCTCTGGCCGTTCGCGGCGTTCCAGTAGGTCACCTGCAGGATCTTGCCGGTGGCGCAGGTGTATTTGTGGGTCTGCCGGTCTTTGGTCTGAATTTCAGCAAGGCGCAAGGGCGCAGCCCAGGCGCTGCCTGTCGACGCCGCGACTGCCAGCACACTCGTTACCGCGACGAGCCATTTCCGCATCCGCTGCCTCGCTAGGTGGTTAGCTGCTCAAGGATCGATGACGTCCGCGCATGCGTCGGTAGGCGCGGCCGCTACGTGGCCGACTACCGGCACGATCTTCAGACCGGCCGACGCCACCCGGCACGGCGCCGCGGCGAGACCGCAGCCGGCCAGTCCCGCGCATAGCGCGACCAGCACGCCCAGCGCACCGAGGCGCCCGGTCCGGCGAAGCCGCGCGATCTGGCGGGTGTCTGAGCTCATGGGTCCTTCTCCTGCCTTCGATACTTCAACGATCCGCATGCACGCGGGATGCGTGACGCGCGGATCGTACAAGGTGCGCGGATCACGCGGGTTGCGTGGACGACAACCCGATTGCGCCGCTCATTCCAGTACTTATTTCGCCGACACCGGCCGCACCGCTGCCGCAGCCTGCTTCGCACGGACACGGGCTTCGTCGGTGTCCGCACCGGTGGCGAGCGCCACGCCCATGCGACGCTTGACGAAACTCTCCGGCTTGCCGAACAACCGCAGATCGGCATCCGGCACGGCCAGCGCCGCCGCCACGCCTTCGAACGCGATACCGGCTTCGTCCAGACCGCCGTAAATCACCGCCGACGCCCCCGGCGCACGCAGCGCCGTATCCACCGGCAGACCGAGAATGGCCCGCGCATGCAATTCGAACTCGGACAGACGTTGCGAGCACAGCGTGACGAGCCCTGTGTCGTGCGGACGCGGACTCACTTCCGAAAACCATACGTCATCGCCGCGCACGAAAAGTTCCACGCCGAACAGACCCCGGCCGCCGAGCGCCGCCGTCACCTTGTGCGCGACATCGCGCGAACGTTCGAGCGCGAGCGGGTTCATCGGCTGCGGCTGCCACGACTCGACGTAGTCGCCCGCCACCTGCACGTGGCCGATCGGATCGCAGAAATACGTGCTCGTCTCGCCGGTTGCCGGATCGATCGCGCGCACGGTCAATTGCGTGATTTCGTACTCGAAGTCGATAAAGCCTTCGACGATCACGCGACCGTGATTGACGCGACCGCCGGCCATCGCGTATTGCCAGGCCGGTTCGACGTCGGCCTCGCTCTTCAGCACCGACTGCCCCTTGCCCGACGACGACATCACCGGCTTGACGACGCACGGATAACCCACCTTCGCGATGCCCGCCTTCAGCTCCTCGAGCGAATCCGCGAACGCATACGGCGACGTGGGCAAGCCGAGCTCTTCGGCGGCGAGACGGCGGATGCCTTCGCGGTTCATCGTCAGTTGCGTGGCGCGCGCCGTGGGGATCACTTCAGCGAGACCGTCGGCTTCGATTGCGGCCAGCGCATCCGTGGCGATGGCTTCGATTTCCGGCACGATCAGATGCGGGCGTTCCTGCTCGACCAGCGCACGCAAGGCGGCGCGGTCGGTCATGTCGATCACATGGGCGCGATGCGCGACCTGATGACCCGGCGCGTTCGGATAACGGTCGACCGCGATCACTTCCACGCCGAGGCGCTGCAACGCGATGATCACTTCCTTGCCCAGCTCGCCCGCGCCGAGCAGCATGACGCGCGTCGCCGAGTTCGAAAGCGGGGTGCCGATCCGTTGGCCGATCTGCATGGAGTCTCCAGAAAAATGTCAGATGAGATGGAATGGGTAGATCAGCAATGTTAACATGCGCAACCTCTGCACCGGACGCTCGGCGCCGTGCCGTGCGCGAGAGCGCTCGCGTGCGGCAACCTGAGTGCGTTACCCTTACGCCTTCGCCAGTTTGAAGAGGACCGACGCCATGTTCCCAACGTCTTCAGCGCGACGTCTTGCGCGTCTCGTTGCAGCGCTGCTTGCACCCCGTGCCGCCACGGTTTTTGCACCGTTGTTTGCAGCCCGTGTGGCACCATCCACTGCACCGCGGTTCGCGCCGTCCGGCTCGCGGGGGCGTCTGCCGGGACGCGCCACGTTTGCCGCGCTGAGCGTGGCGGCGTTGCTGAGCGCCTGCGCCATGCCCACCCATCCGGATACCAAAGCGCCGCCGCCCGACCCGTTCAACCCGGCCGCGACGCAATTGCTCGACGATACGTCGTGGGACCTCACCGGCTGGAAGCAGGCGGACGGCACGATGCGCACCATTCCAGGCGCCGACAGCGGTGCGCCGATCACGCTCACGCTGTCGACCGCTACCGGCCAGCGCCATGCCAGCGGCTTTTCCGGATGCAACCGTTACATGGGCACTTACGCGCTGAAGGACGGCAAGCTGAGCTTCGGGACGCTGGGCAGCACGCGGATGGCATGCTCCACACCGGGCGGCCAGATCGAAGGCGATTATCTCGACGCGCTCGGACACATCGACCACACCGGTGTGCAGATGCGGCCGCCGCAGGAGTTGCAGTTGATCCTCGACAATGGCGACAAGCTGGTTTTCGCGCGGCACGATCAAAAATGAGCGCGCGGGTGGCGCTTAGCCTGGGCGCTGCGGGGATCGACGACGTCCGCTCGGGCCGCGCCGCGTGCCGTGCTTTTTTTCAGGCGGGTCAGGCAGGCACAGGCCGCCCGCTTGCCGCTGTCTTCGAAGCGTCGTGCTTCGCCGGTTTAAACTCGACGGATTGCGTTTTCGCGGATCCGTCATTCGTTGATGTCTAGCATGCACACGGTAGTTTTCGGCTGGTTCGGCGGGTCGGCCGTCTGGTTCCTTCCTCTCTTGTGGCGTCTCGTGAAGTCTGTGCTGCCAGGCGGCGTCGGGCTGCGCGGGCCCGGCACGATCCGGCTGTGGCTCGGCTTTGTCTGCGTCCTCGTGGCGAGTTGCACGCTGGAGGCGTCGCTGCTCGGCATGGTGGGCATGGTCGGCGTCGACGGCTTCGGGCATGCGCTGGCGGCCGGCTTCGGCCGGCTGCTGGGCCACGTCGGCACGCCGCTGGTGATGCTCGGCCTGCTGGTGGTGAGCCTGCCGTGGCTGCTCGAGTTTCGCTGGAGCAGTGTCGCCTTGTGGGCGGATTCGGCATTCGGCCTCGGCCTGAGCCGCGGGCTGGCCAAACGCGATGAAGACGCGCGCCGCCGCAGCACGGTCGACGACACGCTGCCTCCGTACGCCTCGACGCCAACCAATACGATGGCCCCCAGGACCAAAGGCCGCTATGCGCGTCCGACCGTGTGGCGGCCGCCGGCTGCGACGCGTGGAGCGGGTGCTGGCGCGGCCGGTCTGGCTGGCGGGAAGGACGCGCTGGGTAAGGATGCGCTGGGGGGCGACGCGCGCGCGGCGGTTGCGGCGCCGGGCGGCGCGGGTTGGCAAGCACGAAATGCGACGCCGCGCGGTCAAGCCGCAGCGGCTGATCAGGCGGGACGGACACGGGCCGGTCCGCCGGCTTGGCAAGGCGCTGGACCGGCGCCGGCTCAGCATACCGGTGCTGCGATCGACAAGGCGGCTCCGTGGGCGCCGGCTGAACCCGTCGCGCCGGCGGGCTGGTTGCGCGAGCCGGGTTCGGCGGCGCGCGGAGCTGCAGTAGCGCGGGGCGTCGGGGCGGGGACGAGCGGCACAGCGGCTCCGTCGAAGGGAATCGTTCCTGGTCGGGTCGCACCTGGCGCGGCGCCCGCTTCCCCGGCAGCCGCGAACCGCGCGCCTTCGGCGCAACACGTCAATCAGCCGGTGCGCCCCGGCACGCCCTCCGCCGCTACGCCCGCCTCACGCCCCTCACCGGCGCCCGCTCCGACGCAAACGCAGCGACCGGTCGCCAACGCGGCGCAGGCGCATCGACATCCGGCCGTCTCCGGTTCGCGCGCCCCGAGCTTTTCGCGGCCCGCAGCAACGACCGAACACGTCACCCCGCCCGCCAGCGTGCAGGAGACGCTGCGCAGCATCGAAGAGAACGCGGCTCGCTGGACAACCATCGCAGGCGCGAGCCTCGCTCGACGCACGGTTCCAGAGGCGATCAGGTTTGCGAACGACGTGCCCGCCATGCCGGTTGCGGAGGACGTGACGCATGAGACGCCAACGGCAGCAACCGCGCCTGCGCCTGCGCCAATTCCAGCGCCGACTCCAACGCCTATGCCGGCGAGCGAGGCGGCAACGGTCGATGCGTCCAGCGCGCCTCTGGGCGAGCCGGCCGCCGAGGCCCCCGTCACTGCACACCACGAACTCGCCGAACCGGTGAGCTGGCCTATCGTGTCGCCTGAAGCCGGGTCGCCGGTTGACGATGCGCCGGTGGATAAACCCATTGAAGCATCCGCCCAGGTACTTCCCGCCGCCGTCGACACACCCGCGCACATGGACAGTCGCGAGGCACCGGCCACGCCGAACGTCGACCACGCGAGCGCTGCAAATGCGATGCACGCACCTGCGGCGGAGCTCGTCATCGACAAAGCGCTCGCGCCATGGGAGACGGAAATGGACGCCGCAACGCCGCCGTCCGCGCCCGCCCCTACCCCATCGAACGTCGTGCGCTTCCCCGGCTTCGCGGCGGCGAACGTTGCGAGCATCGACGCCCAGGCTACACGCGAGCCACTGTCGGACCCCATCGACAATCCCGACGACGACCCGCTCGACCACGTCAGCGCCTCAACCGCCATCCACGACACCGCACCCGCTTTCGCCGGAGTCCACGACGAAGCAAGCGACGAAGCAATCGAAGAGATTTTCGCCGAACCGAACGCTACGCCCCAGGACGCCCCCACCCCCGCGCCGTTCACCCTGCCGCGCAGCGAACCGGCCAACGAACCCATCGCGCCGCGCGCTCCGGTCAGCGGCCACACGCCCACCGTATTCGAATTCCGCGCGCCCGCTGCGTCGCGGGTCGAACTGCCGACGCTCGACCTGCTCGCGCGCGCCGACACCGATGTCGAACCCGTCTCCGAAGAACGGCTCGCCGAAACCGGCCAGTTGATCGAGCAGCGCCTGCAGGAGTTCAAGGTGCCGGTGACGGTGGTGGGCGCATCGGCCGGCCCGGTGATCACGCGCTTCGAAGTCGAGCCCGCGCTCGGCGTACGCGGCAGCCAGATCGTCGGCCTGATGAAGGACCTCTCGCGCGGCCTCGGCCTCACCTCGATCCGCGTGGTCGAGACGATCCCCGGCAAGACCTGCATGGGTCTCGAGCTACCGAACGCGAAGCGTCAGACCATCCGCCTGTCGGAAATCCTCGAGGCGAACGTCTACCAGCATTCGCACTCCATGCTCACGCTCGCAATGGGCAAGGACATCACCGGTCATCCGGTGGTCGCCGATCTCGCCAAAGCGCCGCACATGCTGGTGGCCGGCACGACCGGCTCGGGCAAGTCGGTGGCGATCAACGCGATGATCGTGTCGCTGCTCTACAAGGCGACGCCCGAAGAAGTGCGGTTGATCATGATCGACCCGAAGATGCTCGAACTGTCGGTCTACGAAGGGATTCCGCATCTGCTCGCCCCGGTCGTCACCGACATGAAGCTCGCCGCCAACGCGCTCAACTGGTGTGTCGGCGAAATGGAGAAGCGCTACCGGCTGATGTCGGCGGTCGGCGTGCGTAATCTCGCCGGCTTCAATCAGAAAATCCGCGATGCCGAGGCCGCCGGCAAGAAGCTCGGCAATCCGTTTTCGTTGACGCCCGAAGCCCCCGAACCGCTCGCCACGCTGCCGCTGATC
It encodes:
- a CDS encoding MliC family protein, which translates into the protein MRKWLVAVTSVLAVAASTGSAWAAPLRLAEIQTKDRQTHKYTCATGKILQVTYWNAANGQSFALVPVKGQPMLFVNTLSASGAKYQAGSYTWWTKGPRADLYDATAGENAPPVLSDCVTIVR
- a CDS encoding DUF6726 family protein gives rise to the protein MSSDTRQIARLRRTGRLGALGVLVALCAGLAGCGLAAAPCRVASAGLKIVPVVGHVAAAPTDACADVIDP
- the purT gene encoding formate-dependent phosphoribosylglycinamide formyltransferase, with the protein product MQIGQRIGTPLSNSATRVMLLGAGELGKEVIIALQRLGVEVIAVDRYPNAPGHQVAHRAHVIDMTDRAALRALVEQERPHLIVPEIEAIATDALAAIEADGLAEVIPTARATQLTMNREGIRRLAAEELGLPTSPYAFADSLEELKAGIAKVGYPCVVKPVMSSSGKGQSVLKSEADVEPAWQYAMAGGRVNHGRVIVEGFIDFEYEITQLTVRAIDPATGETSTYFCDPIGHVQVAGDYVESWQPQPMNPLALERSRDVAHKVTAALGGRGLFGVELFVRGDDVWFSEVSPRPHDTGLVTLCSQRLSEFELHARAILGLPVDTALRAPGASAVIYGGLDEAGIAFEGVAAALAVPDADLRLFGKPESFVKRRMGVALATGADTDEARVRAKQAAAAVRPVSAK
- a CDS encoding META domain-containing protein; amino-acid sequence: MAPSTAPRFAPSGSRGRLPGRATFAALSVAALLSACAMPTHPDTKAPPPDPFNPAATQLLDDTSWDLTGWKQADGTMRTIPGADSGAPITLTLSTATGQRHASGFSGCNRYMGTYALKDGKLSFGTLGSTRMACSTPGGQIEGDYLDALGHIDHTGVQMRPPQELQLILDNGDKLVFARHDQK
- a CDS encoding FtsK/SpoIIIE family DNA translocase, whose translation is MHTVVFGWFGGSAVWFLPLLWRLVKSVLPGGVGLRGPGTIRLWLGFVCVLVASCTLEASLLGMVGMVGVDGFGHALAAGFGRLLGHVGTPLVMLGLLVVSLPWLLEFRWSSVALWADSAFGLGLSRGLAKRDEDARRRSTVDDTLPPYASTPTNTMAPRTKGRYARPTVWRPPAATRGAGAGAAGLAGGKDALGKDALGGDARAAVAAPGGAGWQARNATPRGQAAAADQAGRTRAGPPAWQGAGPAPAQHTGAAIDKAAPWAPAEPVAPAGWLREPGSAARGAAVARGVGAGTSGTAAPSKGIVPGRVAPGAAPASPAAANRAPSAQHVNQPVRPGTPSAATPASRPSPAPAPTQTQRPVANAAQAHRHPAVSGSRAPSFSRPAATTEHVTPPASVQETLRSIEENAARWTTIAGASLARRTVPEAIRFANDVPAMPVAEDVTHETPTAATAPAPAPIPAPTPTPMPASEAATVDASSAPLGEPAAEAPVTAHHELAEPVSWPIVSPEAGSPVDDAPVDKPIEASAQVLPAAVDTPAHMDSREAPATPNVDHASAANAMHAPAAELVIDKALAPWETEMDAATPPSAPAPTPSNVVRFPGFAAANVASIDAQATREPLSDPIDNPDDDPLDHVSASTAIHDTAPAFAGVHDEASDEAIEEIFAEPNATPQDAPTPAPFTLPRSEPANEPIAPRAPVSGHTPTVFEFRAPAASRVELPTLDLLARADTDVEPVSEERLAETGQLIEQRLQEFKVPVTVVGASAGPVITRFEVEPALGVRGSQIVGLMKDLSRGLGLTSIRVVETIPGKTCMGLELPNAKRQTIRLSEILEANVYQHSHSMLTLAMGKDITGHPVVADLAKAPHMLVAGTTGSGKSVAINAMIVSLLYKATPEEVRLIMIDPKMLELSVYEGIPHLLAPVVTDMKLAANALNWCVGEMEKRYRLMSAVGVRNLAGFNQKIRDAEAAGKKLGNPFSLTPEAPEPLATLPLIVVVIDELADLMMVAGKKIEELIARLAQKARAAGIHLILATQRPSVDVITGLIKANIPTRVAFQVSSKIDSRTILDQMGAESLLGQGDMLFLPPGTGYPQRVHGAFVADEEVHRIVEYLKQFGEPQYEEGILDGPASEGATQDLFGDAPDAEADPLYDEAVAFVVRTRRASISSVQRQLRIGYNRAARLVEQMETAGLVSSMGINGSREVLAPGPAE